From Lolium perenne isolate Kyuss_39 chromosome 5, Kyuss_2.0, whole genome shotgun sequence, a single genomic window includes:
- the LOC127298953 gene encoding uncharacterized protein codes for MPVVRAPLQVQDKGKEIEIDSANGGDDAEDRSDSDYDDLLEADSGDSSADDDEALFYRKYAEELKQSVRRQMLGEDRAKVKEDFIIPENIKEAEEEGSDCFDSDDNLSFDEDSDGEVKTSRTKHRVYDQTAEVKEFEVGQCFTDSREFKQALVNYGLKEHHHLRFTKDERTRVLAKCSWVSCPWSIYGSLVPSRSQWFTVRRWRIRRGGARIFAGGGWRKNGEEVNAACGVRAGRGGWSAVRLDQVRSGSSRWRKTCQRGAKPPAKPAIISQGGNLSGFV; via the coding sequence ATGCCAGTTGTGAGGGCACCATTGCAGGTGCAGGACAAAGGCAAAGAAATTGAAATTGACAGTGCAAATGGAGGAGATGATGCTGAGGACAGATCAGATAGTGACTATGATGATTTGCTCGAAGCAGATAGTGGAGATAGTAGTGCTGATGATGATGAGGCACTATTTTACAGGAAGTATGCAGAAGAACTGAAACAGAGTGTCAGAAGGCAAATGCTTGGAGAGGACAGGGCTAAAGTGAAAGAAGATTTTATTATTCCAGAGAATATTAAAGAAGCAGAAGAAGAGGGTAGTGACTGCTTTGACAGTGATGACAATCTTTCATTTGATGAGGACAGTGATGGAGAAGTGAAAACAAGTAGGACAAAACACAGAGTATATGATCAGACTGCTGAAGTGAAAGAGTTTGAGGTTGGGCAATGCTTCACTGACAGTAGAGAGTTCAAGCAAGCACTTGTCAATTatggattaaaagagcaccatcatTTGAGATTTACTAAGGATGAGAGGACTAGAGTTCTTGCCAAATGCAGTTGGGTGAGTTGTCCATGGTCCATATACGGCTCACTTGTACCCAGTAGGTCGCAGTGGTTCACTGTCAGGAGGTGGAGGATTCGACGAGGAGGTGCCCGGATTTTCGCCGGCGGCGGGTGGAGGAAGAACGGGGAGGAGGTCAACGCGGCGTGTGGAGTGCGGGCTGGACGCGGCGGGTGGAGTGCGGTGCGGCTCGACCAGGTGCGGTCCGGCTCGTCCAGGTGGCGCAAAACCTGCCAGCGTGGCGCAAAACCACCTGCAAAACCAGCAATTATCAGCCAGGGGGGTAATTTGTCCGGTTTTGTATAG